GATATGTTGGCTTAGTTGTTGTCTGATCTTGAGGTTTATAAGTTTGTAATGTAGAGTAGTTGTAGCTGAGTAGTTGTTCTTTGATATGTAGGGCTTTTGTTGTCCGATTTGTATGTAGAGTAGTTGTTCTTGTAGTGTTTATATTCTTACTTTGTTGTTGTCCGATTGGAAAAATGCTTCTAGAATaggattttgtttgtttctgctCTCATTACCCACATTATTTCGATTGTTAGTTTGTTGTTCTTTGATTGGAAAAATGGTTATTGTTTGTTTCTTACTTTGTTATTGATATTTTACAAATTGAACTAATGATGATCTCATGCCTTGTAGATATGTCGGAGGAGTTACCAAAGAGGCTTTTTAAGGAGGGCGAAGAGCCTCAGGTGTCTCAGATCAATAACAACTGCAGGATCGACTACATAATTAAGAAGTTCACAGCGTGGATGCCAAAGGAGCTGGATGTTGTGAAGAAAGATCCGGTGTTTGCTCAGATTTTTAAGCTTCATGAAAACGGTCTCGGGTACTCGGCGAGAGTGGTACACAGCTTCTTGTGCAGGGAGCTGGTGACTTACAAGCTTCACGAGCTTTGGTTTGTCTTTGCGAGGAGACCACTTCGATTCTCACTTCAAGAGTACCACGCAGTAACCGGGTTTGAGTGCAACACGAGTATCTCCCTTTCGGAGTTTGAAGAGTGGAAATTTGATGGTGGTTTCTGGAGCAGGGTTTTGAGGAGGAAAGACGAGACAGTTACACTCTTCGATCTGTGGAATAAGGACAAGGACTCTGTCAAGAAGTGGAAGAATGCAGATCGCATACGGCTGATCTACCTTGCCTTCATTCTTTGTGTCGTTTTAGCGAGAGATGAGAAGCAGAATATCCCTCTCAAATACATCAAGGTGGTCATGGATCTTGAGAAGGTTCGAAAGTATCCTTGGGGAGTTGCTTCTTATGATCTTCTCTGCGAGTCAATAGCCAAGAACCGCTACAAACTGAAGGAGAAGACAAGTAGTTATGTTTTAGATGGATTCTCCTACGCCTTGcagatttgggcaatggaagcTGTACCAAAGATTGGAAAGCTTTGTGGTAAGAAACTGGACAAAGCTTTTGCGGATGGTCCTAGATGCATCAACTGGATGGGAGCTGGAAAGGTGTCATATCAAGAGATCAATCGGTTGGAGGAGATTTTTACAGCTGAGGTAAGTATCACTTGTTTTTATGACTCCATCAGGTTTGAAATAAATTTGTAGGATCTaactttcattatttttttttgtgtaggatGACATGTATCCATTCATCTCATCGACAGGGAATATGGATATTATCCAGAGTGTTGATTTCCGCAGAGATGATGTGGAGGATGAAAGAATCAAGGGTCTGATGGAGCTGATTTCCGCAAAGAATGACTTCACTCAGCATGTTTGGGATTTCGAAGAAGCTGTAGAGGAATCTCTAGATCAGCCTGGTGAAGAGGGAGTGAATGATGAAGCAGCTGAGACAGATGAGAGTGATGAAACTTTTCAGACTCCAAGAGGATCAACGAGCCTAGGCGATACATCAAAGCAGGGTAAGAAAAGGCTTCCAGATCGTGGTATGGAAAAAAGGAAGCATAAGGTTCTCAATGGTGGATCGAAGCAACCATCTTTTAATGAAGACATGAAGACTTTTATGGCGCAGTTGTTTGAGCAGAGTATCTCTGCAATGGAGCAaaggatggagaagaagatggatgAGAAATTAGAGCAATTGGAACATCGGCTAAAAGCTCCAACTAAGGAACCCCGCGTTGAAGTTGAGGATGGAGAGACGCCTTCTCCGAGCAAGACAACGACGACCCAGCAGCCATCGTTGAGGAGGTCCACACGCGGGGTAAAGAACAACTAGTCTTCATCACTCCTTTAATGTTATTTTCTCTTGTTTGTTTGTGACTGCACTTGTTAGTCATCGCTAAGGTCTCGGTTTGGTTTAGTGTCTTGTTTGTTTTATGGTTTTGTTATGTGTAATATTGGAACGATGTATTTCATCAGTCctttatgtattttgttatgtgtaatattggaattatgtaatggTTGTCTTATGGTTTTGTAATGCAATTGTTgtgaaacttttttaaaaatatgatccTTGGTTATGAGCTTGGTATGTATTATAATTGTgtaaattttggtttaattttttttattttcacagAGTCCAGTGGATCTTAATTTCACTCAAGAAGAGGCTAGCTTTCGTGGAATCAGTACGCAAGGCGTCGAAGGGCTTTCTCAGGCGTCTCATGTGACCGACTTTGATCCATCTCAGACAGCCAAGGCAGATGACTGGTGGACTCCAATGACTTCAGTTCGAGGTTCGAGCAAGGCTAAAGCTCGTAAAGACAATACAGTTCAACCCTCACAGTGGAAGAAATGGTCTAGACTTGAGCTTACCGATGAAGATTTGCCCCAAGATGGTTCTCCGCAGTCGTCGCTGTATTATTTCTCTGAAGAATCATGGCAAGGATTCCACGAATGGTCTATGAAGCCCGTACCTTTACAAATAGGTCCTTTGTGTTTCAATATGACTGTCGCACAAAGGATAGTATGCGCAGGAAAATGGCTTGGAAACGAGGTAATCATTTGTTTCAATATCTTCATTGCACATCTTCTTTGCTgcaacttatatttttttgtgaatattCAGGAAATGGATGGCTTTATGTTTATATGGCGAGTCAAGACAACATTGAAGCGTTGGGCGCCAACCCGTGTTGCTTTTATGACCGCTTTGTTCTGCCTCCAACTTGAAGCTGCATACAACGTTTTCCATCCCGACAAAAAGTCCTATAAACTGCCGGAATTCCTTCTATCATACGGGAGAGGAGAGATTCCATCTCATGGGCGGACTAATGAAGTTTGGGGCGTCGATGTTGATCGTCTCTACGGTCCTCTGTTTGTAAATGGTAATCATCCTCTCCTCTAGacgttttctattttaaatttcctTCTCTGATCCAAGTTTTATACTGTCCAACGCAGGTAACCACTGGATTGCTGTCTGCGTCGACATCATTGAAAGAAAAGTGTTCGCCTTTGATTGCGGTGGGAATAAGAATAGGCAATACGTTGAGAAGTTTGCTGCTATGATTCCTAGGATAGTGAAGGCCGTTGCACCACCTGGATCGAGGAAACTACACCTGTCACCATACACTATCGTCGATGTGCCTGTGCAAAAGAGATTGAACAAGTCTTGTTGTGATTGCGGTGCGTACGCACTCAAATACTTGGAATGCCATCTGCTTGGTCTCGACATCAACTTAGTGAATGACGAAATAATTCAAGGTTGCAGACAGAAGATTGGCGTGGAATTATGGGAGGCTACACACGATCCTGTTTATGCGGAGGTTATGAAAACCTATGTGCCTTCACCATGGGAGAGGTCTGAGGTCTTCGATCTGGAAGAAGACTAATAGTGTCTAACTAGtgctttggttttttttttgaattatgaGGCAAAACTCTaggtttttattcttttatgaCACATTGATAACTCTAACTTTGCTTTTCtatgaagtattttttttagGAAAAATATGGTAGCCCTTAAAATACCCTAAACAAACCCCTaaagttatttggaaaccattaccctaaacataccctaaatttAGTAATCCTTATAataccctaaacataccctaaagttatttggaaaccattatccctaaacataccctaaatttAGTAACCCTTATAataccctaaacataccctaaatttatttgaaaaccaTTATCCCTAATCAGACCCTTAagtgttttgaaaacattaCCCCTAAACACCAAACAAAAGCCAAAATAAAACCTTAACATACCCTGATCTATTCACTTATTATGTAGATTGAtcacttaaataattaattatataaaattgtcaATAATTTTCGAAAATTATCTCCTTCTTTGATCCATGTTGTAACACTTGTTTAGAGGATTCAAAGTTAAACTACAAACGATCTAGAAGTGTGATATACgcgaaaattttgtttttttttctgatataCCTTAGGTATAATACACGTTATAGGTGTATGAAACGGCGCCGTTTTGTCTAATTTTTTGACCTACTCTCTTTTCTTCCTCATTCTTCTTCGACAGAGAAATATACAGCGGCGACAAATATGGAGAACGACTCAATCATGAGTTCGATCAATTCTTCTTCCAATTCAACAGCTCGAGTAGCCAAAGACCACGGAATTCCCACACGATGCAAGTGCGGTGAGGCTGTGTCGTGTTACACCTCGAGAACCGTTAGAAATCCGGGAAGATTATTCCATTGTTGTCCGATGGGATCTGAGAAGGTTAGTCCTATAATCATATACTTTTTTCCTCGTTTTAATCTAACTGTTTGGTCGATGTTTTTGATGAAGGACAAAACCCACTTGTTCAAATGGACTGATAAGTCAGTTGTTGAGGAGATTGAAGACTTCAAAGACCTGTTTGACGTCCTCCTCGTTGACAATTCTGAATTTCAGAGATCAATGAGAGCTTCTGAGGCAATGCTGAAACGCCATGAGAGTAAAATTGATGAGATGGAATATGCTGTTGCACGTAGCGAAGAGAAGACCATCAAATGCATTACCGAGTTAAAGATGACAAAAGCTTTGTTTCTGTGTTGTTTGGTGATGGTCCTCATGTACATTACCTATGCATGATGGTCATATGCTGCCTCAGTTTGTTCTGTTTtctctttcaaataattattagaCTATGGTtcttgttctttctttcttagaGATAATCATCTAGTAAAACCAATAATGTCTCAAGAGTGTTGCAAATACGAAATTGTCAAGCAAGGACGTAGTTAAgagtaaaacaaaacaaaaaaaaagcagagaaaTAAGGAGATCTCTAAGAAAAAACGTAAATGTTAAATGGGTAAATCGCAAGTTCCTCTCTTGTGTCCTTCGTTACCACAACGGCTGCACTTGTGCTTTTTACCCTTGCTTGATCCTTGAGAAGATTTGATCTTGTCTTCTACTGTTTCATACCTTCTCTTTACTGGTCGACCAGCACTCTTTCTTGACTCTGGTGGTAAAAGTTTTGCAAGGTCAACCTCAGCTGGGACATTCCACTCAGACTGTGGGACTGCTATTGTATTAATGGACTCCGAATAGGCTGTTCTCCAAGTTGCAGTTGTGTATAAAACGTCAGTGAAACTGTGTACTTCTCTACCTGTGTCAACAAAAATTTGTGCTTCAGTAGAGTCTATATgctgaaaaataacaaaataggtCATATACTCATGTGTTTAAACTTCCATACCTCGTGAATAAATGGCAGGAATGGCGTGTCGGCAAGGTATTTTTCCTATATCGTACTTCCCACATGTGCATGTTCTATTCTCCAAATCAACATGACATTCATATATGTCTCCTTTCACAAGCGATCTGAAGTTGTCAATCTTGTAAACCTGAAATCCTTTTGCCTTGACAATTCTCCTATCAATCTTTTTCTCCACCTTGACGGTTAAAGGATCAAGATGCTTCGAGCTTAACAGGTGACGCTCGTAGAACCATCGAGTCATAAATTCCCTTATACTATCCAGCAACGGAATAACCGGATATTCTCTAGGTATTCTCAAAAGAGAATTTATCGACTCTGCAGGGTTTGTGGTCCTAATGTCATACCTGGAACCAGGGAAGAGAGAACGACTCCATTTTCGCACATCAGCCTCCTGTAGATATCTTCCGAGCTCTGGACTCATATCAAAAATTTCGGTCATACGTTCCTGAAATTCAGAGTACCTATATGCCTTTGAAGCCTGTTCGACCAACGCTGTCCAACCCTTTCCCTTAAACGATTTAACCACATTGGTCAGCAAGTGATGAATGCAAATTCCATGTGTTGATTGAGGGTAGACAGTCCCAATCGCTTTAGCGATCGATGCATTTCTATCAGAAATAAAAGCCAAGTCCTTGGAGTCATCTACAACCACGCTCAACTGTCTAAAGAACCACCCCCATGAATCGTCATTCTCAGAATCAACAACCCCAAATGCAATCGGATACAAATTAGAGTTACCATCAACAGCAGTAGCAACAAGGAGAACtcctttgtatttatttttcagaaaagtTCCATCGACAACAATCACCCTACGCATTGCATTGTAGAACCCTCTAACTGATTGCCCAAACGAGATAAATAGATAGAGGAATCTCCCCTTCTCTGTAGTTTCATATTCAGTATGTGTACCAGGATTAGCTTCTTTGATCATatgcaaatattttggtatttttgcaTAGCTCTCATCTGGTATACCTCTAGCAGCTGCAATTGCAAACTCACGAGCTTCCCATGCGTGCCAATAACTGATCTCACAACTATGCTCCATTCTCATGAATTTAATGATCTCGTTTGCTTTGGGTCCATCATTTGCATCATCAAATCGATGTTGTATCAGTCTCCCAATTGTTCTTGCCGATGCGGTCTTTCCGAATTTGCTTTTCTTTGAAGGAGCACATGAATGTCTTTCCTCACACTTGTTGATCATGAAATATGTAGACCCATCCAGACATTCCGCACGCACAGACCAGTtgcacaatgcatccttacatcGAATATACCACCATTTTTTTGTAGACTTCTTAACAATGAAATCGAAATTATGCTTCATCGCCCAAATCTCCAGTGTTGCCTTCAAAACctttttatttctgaaaatttGATTCTTCTTCACGAAATCTCCGCTCCAAGTTCGATCATCCTTTTCACTATCTCCATTATTTTCACTCCTTAAACCGGCATCACCGCAAGCATCCCCAGCGACATGATCCTTCCTTCTAACGCAAGACTCCTTTGAAGTTTTGACAAACTCTGCTCGATTTCTGTCAGGATCTTCCTCGTCATCAACATTACTTGAATCACACGGCTCCTTATTCAAATCGATATTGACGCGTTCCTTTTGATTTACACCACTACTAGCGAACGTGACACACAAGGTTGTAGACGAACCCTTCTTCGCATAGGCCACAAAGTTAGATACTTGTCGATCATTGCTGATTATTATGGGAGGATTCCCTCTTTGATCCACCATCTCATAGCTGAACTCTGCATTAACGGAATCAGGTTCCACGCCATAATCCTCACACACCATGATCTTGAGGTGCTCCAACAAAGTAGTAGTCTCTAATGGTATCATTCGACCACGCCTTGCTTTGTCTACCATGAAACTCCACTGGTCGCTGCAACTACACATCCATTCACCAGATTTAACATAGATTAGAACCATGTTGTGAtgatggagagaagagagaagagaatggAATAGGGAGGAAGAAGAATAGAAGATGGGAGCGTCGATGAAGAGATCGTGGGAGGAGGAGAATATCGTGCAGAAAATATTCTCCAAGATATTTGGggattgatttaggaaacatctATAACCgaatatggaagtttccatatttttcggATTTACCTAGAAAACGTATCATACCTAGGCTTTAACAATGTACAGTATGTGGGATACCTATTC
This genomic stretch from Raphanus sativus cultivar WK10039 chromosome 3, ASM80110v3, whole genome shotgun sequence harbors:
- the LOC130510129 gene encoding uncharacterized protein LOC130510129, yielding METSIFGYRCFLNQSPNILENIFCTIFSSSHDLFIDAPIFYSSSSLFHSLLSSLHHHNMVLIYVKSGEWMCSCSDQWSFMVDKARRGRMIPLETTTLLEHLKIMVCEDYGVEPDSVNAEFSYEMVDQRGNPPIIISNDRQVSNFVAYAKKGSSTTLCVTFASSGVNQKERVNIDLNKEPCDSSNVDDEEDPDRNRAEFVKTSKESCVRRKDHVAGDACGDAGLRSENNGDSEKDDRTWSGDFVKKNQIFRNKKVLKATLEIWAMKHNFDFIVKKSTKKWWYIRCKDALCNWSVRAECLDGSTYFMINKCEERHSCAPSKKSKFGKTASARTIGRLIQHRFDDANDGPKANEIIKFMRMEHSCEISYWHAWEAREFAIAAARGIPDESYAKIPKYLHMIKEANPGTHTEYETTEKGRFLYLFISFGQSVRGFYNAMRRVIVVDGTFLKNKYKGVLLVATAVDGNSNLYPIAFGVVDSENDDSWGWFFRQLSVVVDDSKDLAFISDRNASIAKAIGTVYPQSTHGICIHHLLTNVVKSFKGKGWTALVEQASKAYRYSEFQERMTEIFDMSPELGRYLQEADVRKWSRSLFPGSRYDIRTTNPAESINSLLRIPREYPVIPLLDSIREFMTRWFYERHLLSSKHLDPLTVKVEKKIDRRIVKAKGFQVYKIDNFRSLVKGDIYECHVDLENRTCTCGKYDIGKIPCRHAIPAIYSRGREVHSFTDVLYTTATWRTAYSESINTIAVPQSEWNVPAEVDLAKLLPPESRKSAGRPVKRRYETVEDKIKSSQGSSKGKKHKCSRCGNEGHKRGTCDLPI
- the LOC130510127 gene encoding uncharacterized protein LOC130510127, with translation MSEELPKRLFKEGEEPQVSQINNNCRIDYIIKKFTAWMPKELDVVKKDPVFAQIFKLHENGLGYSARVVHSFLCRELVTYKLHELWFVFARRPLRFSLQEYHAVTGFECNTSISLSEFEEWKFDGGFWSRVLRRKDETVTLFDLWNKDKDSVKKWKNADRIRLIYLAFILCVVLARDEKQNIPLKYIKVVMDLEKVRKYPWGVASYDLLCESIAKNRYKLKEKTSSYVLDGFSYALQIWAMEAVPKIGKLCGKKLDKAFADGPRCINWMGAGKVSYQEINRLEEIFTAEDDMYPFISSTGNMDIIQSVDFRRDDVEDERIKGLMELISAKNDFTQHVWDFEEAVEESLDQPGEEGVNDEAAETDESDETFQTPRGSTSLGDTSKQGKKRLPDRGMEKRKHKVLNGGSKQPSFNEDMKTFMAQLFEQSISAMEQRMEKKMDEKLEQLEHRLKAPTKEPRVEVEDGETPSPSKTTTTQQPSLRRSTRGSPVDLNFTQEEASFRGISTQGVEGLSQASHVTDFDPSQTAKADDWWTPMTSVRGSSKAKARKDNTVQPSQWKKWSRLELTDEDLPQDGSPQSSLYYFSEESWQGFHEWSMKPVPLQIGPLCFNMTVAQRIVCAGKWLGNEVIICFNIFIAHLLCCNLYFFVNIQEMDGFMFIWRVKTTLKRWAPTRVAFMTALFCLQLEAAYNVFHPDKKSYKLPEFLLSYGRGEIPSHGRTNEVWGVDVDRLYGPLFVNGNHWIAVCVDIIERKVFAFDCGGNKNRQYVEKFAAMIPRIVKAVAPPGSRKLHLSPYTIVDVPVQKRLNKSCCDCGAYALKYLECHLLGLDINLVNDEIIQGCRQKIGVELWEATHDPVYAEVMKTYVPSPWERSEVFDLEED
- the LOC130510128 gene encoding uncharacterized protein At4g04775-like, with the translated sequence MENDSIMSSINSSSNSTARVAKDHGIPTRCKCGEAVSCYTSRTVRNPGRLFHCCPMGSEKDKTHLFKWTDKSVVEEIEDFKDLFDVLLVDNSEFQRSMRASEAMLKRHESKIDEMEYAVARSEEKTIKCITELKMTKALFLCCLVMVLMYITYA